A window of Fusarium verticillioides 7600 chromosome 10, whole genome shotgun sequence contains these coding sequences:
- a CDS encoding MFS transporter, SP family, general alpha glucoside:H+ symporter, translated as MVADNIVVNKHTLEGLDLGDPHTIELIQRAQDGNAADRDLTIRQALKKYRKAVLWSLVLSISLVMEGYDLVMLGSFYGLTQFQDHFGEYSAKEGKKVISPAWQSGLSNSSQVGQLAGLLINAWAQDKFGARTTMMVFMAYLVGTIFILAFAPSLSVLAFGEALCGVAWGVFQTLSTTYACEVVPTILRPYVTAWVCMCWGLGILISSGVVRACLNIEGNLAWKLPFYLQWVWPVPLFFVAYFAPESPWNAVRRGKLELAKTSLRRLASDDGDREGEIEASLAYIQHTTALEKAETGGASILECFKGTNLRRTEINCVVWAAQILCGNAILGFVVVFLQAAGWSQVQSFNLNISLSACYIIGGMICWVLFPRFGRATIYMSGLVFMFCCLIAIGALGWSTSKDAYLAVGLLFVVSTLCNMITIGPVCYPIVAETPSGRLRYKTIVIGRFVYNLTAIFNNSVTPRMISASGWGWGAKTGLFYAGTNALCLLWCWFRLPETKDRTFGEIDILFENRVPARKFKYTKADQFALESDYVSEKVGPAVDHKD; from the exons ATGGTTGCCGACAACATCGTCGTGAACAAGCACACgcttgagggtcttgaccTCGGCGATCCTCACACCATCGAGCTCATTCAACGCGCTCAAGATGGAAACGCCGCCGACAGAGATCTCACCATTCGccaagctctcaagaagtACAGAAAAGCTGTACTATGGTCGCTAGTTCTATCAATCAGTCTGGTCATGGAAGGCTACGACTTGGTCATG CTCGGATCCTTCTACGGTCTAACTCAGTTCCAAGACCACTTCGGCGAGTACAGCGCCAAagagggcaagaaggtcatTTCACCAGCTTGGCAATCCGGTCTCTCCAACTCGTCGCAGGTTGGACAGTTGGCTGGTCTTTTGATCAATGCTTGGGCGCAAGATAAATTCGGTGCTCGGACTACAATGATGGTCTTCATGGCGTATCTTGTCGGtaccatcttcatcctcgccttTGCACCATCCCTATCTGTTCTGGCATTTGGTGAGGCGCTTTGTGGTGTTGCTTGGGGTGTTTTTCAG ACTCTGTCTACTACATACGCTTGCGAAGTCGTCCCCACGATCCTCCGTCCATACGTCACAGCCTGGGTCTGCATGTGCTGGGGTCTCGGTATCCTCATTTCATCAGGCGTCGTCCGTGCATGCCTAAACATCGAGGGTAACTTGGCCTGGAAGTTGCCCTTCTACCTCCAATGGGTTTGGCCAGTACCGTTATTCTTCGTCGCGTACTTTGCCCCCGAATCTCCATGGAACGCCGTCCGTCGCGGTAAGCTCGAGCTCGCTAAGACGTCCCTACGACGACTTGCATCAGACGATGGAGACAGAGAGGGAGAGATCGAGGCGAGCTTGGCGTACATCCAGCATACCACTGCTTTGGAAAAGGCTGAGACTGGTGGAGCTTCTATTCTTGAGTGCTTCAAGGGTACCAACTTGCGTCGCACTGAAATT AACTGCGTTGTCTGGGCAGCCCAGATCCTCTGTGGAAACGCCATTCTCggcttcgtcgtcgtcttcctccaaGCCGCTGGCTGGTCCCAGGTCCAGtcattcaacctcaacatctccctcTCAGCATGCTACATCATCGGCGGCATGATCTGTTGGGTTCTCTTCCCTCGATTCGGTCGCGCTACTATTTACATGAGTGGCCTTGTGTTTATGTTCTGTTGCCTTATTGCCATTGGAGCACTCGGGTGGTCTACCAGCAAAGACGCTTATCTTGCTGTTGGCCTGCTGTTTGTGGTGTCGACTCTTTGCAATATGATTACCATTGGGCCGGTGTGTTATCCTATTGTCGCTGAGACTCCTTCGGGACGGCTTAGGTATAAGACGATTGTTATCGGTCGGTTCGTTTATAACCTtactgccatcttcaacaactctgtTACGCCAAGGATGATTTCGGCATCTG GCTGGGGCTGGGGTGCAAAGACAGGTCTTTTCTACGCAGGAACGAATGCACTTTGTCTCCTCTGGTGCTGGTTCCGTCTTCCAGAGACAAAGGACCGTACCTTTGGTGAGATCGACATTCTCTTTGAGAACCGTGTACCAGCTAGAAAGTTCAAGTACACCAAAGCCGACC AATTCGCACTCGAGAGCGACTATGTATCGGAAAAGGTTGGACCAGCTGTGGACCACAAGGATTAA
- a CDS encoding hypothetical protein (At least one base has a quality score < 10) → MDTPQAQEEAGSRPTKRKRVALACDTCRERKIKCDGSKPVCNPCRKRGEPAARCVYTVIAGTAKQLSEQEYITSLQKQVQDMQLVIDQLRQEAQAAQVTPKSPRDRERPSGSIHAAAAAAAAGGPSPVSTMGATTLTLNPQEDEFFGQSSVHSLLREVPHAKRHRPTAPLRNRHQSSATSSSLLTAEFALPPRQIADKFLNLYFDSVHIFYPWTHSTWFRKRYEALWTSTGYSGVETGEAGDIGVGGDQCPEASFFCALNTMLAWAGSFRSREESVSAMFSSRMRSLLQMDILDKGDLSHVQALLLAGHYALSSEYPIRCYNIIGLACRIAVGLGLHTERHADQRSVMENEVRRRVWYGCLQMEMTVCMTLGRPPVLQMTDDVLVPAAVDDEFICPSTTSCMQPEGIVSQNLFVVENIRLAKILGKILSSIYWPSSSSDFSALVRLDDLLEDFKTSLVPHLKWWDNDRVPTQGARGHIIKRQRNVLQARFLHLRILLYRPSFSAFCAAARRSRQRRGTGSGTDEAAAEANTLQGAFQAQCATTCVQVAYELSASLLAARKVEATGAWWFSLFYLMTCGGIMILGECAQAGGSKHFNQQQLDATWENTTVLLRVLGRENARARGYLDHLLVLKEQARSAYFSIRNSVVPSRVASRRPSVSLEGQPGENEDQVVPVTTDGKDEQVDFMASLFQDNWDWSLDGGMPTYGGLGFGDEFIFPPSSWPA, encoded by the exons ATGGACACTCCACAAGCACAGGAGGAAGCAGGGTCCCGTCCAACGAAACGGAAGAGAGTCGCTTTGGCATGTGACACGTGCCGGGAGCGAAAAATCAAGTGCGATGGATCCAAGCCTGTCTGTAACCCCTGCAGGAAGAGAGGCGAACCGGCTGCGCGATGCGTCTACACTGTCATCGCTGGCACGGCCAAGCAGCTCAGCGAGCAAGA GTATATCACGTCTCTGCAGAAACAAGTGCAGGACATGCAATTGGTGATCGACCAGCTTCGCCAAGAGGCACAAGCAGCACAAGTCACACCCAAGAGCCCCAGGGACAGAGAGAGACCCTCGGGCAGTATCCAtgcggcggcggcggcggcagctgCAGGCGGTCCAAGTCCCGTGAGCACAATGGGCGCTACGACCCTCACCCTGAACCCTCAAGAGGATGAATTCTTCGGCCAATCTTCGGTCCACTCGCTTCTCCGCGAAGTTCCCCATGCCAAACGTCACCGGCCAACGGCCCCACTGCGGAACCGGCACCAGAGCTCCGCgacgtcatcgtcactgctcACGGCCGAGTTTGCTTTACCACCAAGACAGATAGCAGACAAGTTTCTGAATCTGTACTTTGATAGTGTGCATATATTTTATCCCTGGACGCATTCTACATGGTTTAGGAAGCGGTACGAGGCGCTATGGACGTCGACGGGCTATTCGGGGGTCGAGACGGGCGAGGCCGGCGATATTGGCGTGGGAGGTGACCAGTGCCCTGaagcttccttcttctgcgcTCTGAATACCATGTTGGCTTGGGCTGGGAGTTTCAGATCGCGAGAAGAGTCGGTCTCGGCGATGTTtagctcaaggatgagaagttTGCTGCAGATGGACATTCTTGACAAAGGGGACTTGTCGCATGTGCaggcgctgctgctggcggGACACTATGCGCTTTCGAGCGAGTATCCGATTCGGTGCTATAATATCATCGGTCTTGCTTGTCGGATAGCCGTTGGGCTGGGGTTGCATACGGAGAGACATGCTGATCAGCGATCTGTTATGGAGAATGAAGTGCGGCGGAGAGTTTGGTATGGATGTCTACAGATGGAGAT GACGGTCTGTATGACCTTGGGAAGACCGCCAGTCCTGCAAATGACAGACGACGTCCTAGTGCCCGCCGCAGTCGACGACGAATTCATCTGCCCAAGCACCACCTCCTGCATGCAACCCGAAGGAATAGTATCACAAAACCTCTTCGTCGTAGAAAACATACGGCTAGCCAAGATCCTTGGCAAGATCCTATCATCCATCTACtggccaagctcatcctccGATTTTAGCGCCCTCGTTCGTCTAGATGATCTCCTCGAAGACTTCAAGACCTCTTTAGTCCCCCATCTGAAATGGTGGGACAACGATAGGGTTCCAACACAAGGGGCGAGGGGGCACATCATAAAACGCCAGAGAAATGTCCTGCAGGCGAggtttcttcatctcaggATTCTCTTGTACAGACCAAGCTTCAGCGCCTTCTGTGCTGCTGCGAGGCGCTCACGACAACGACGCGGTACGGGCTCTGGAACGGATGAGGCGGCTGCCGAGGCAAATACTCTGCAGGGTGCTTTTCAGGCTCAGTGCGCTACGACTTGTGTTCAGGTGGCGTACGAGCTATCGGCGTCCCTGCTGGCTGCTAGAAAAGTCGAAGCGACGGGTGCATGGTGGTTCAGTCTATTCT ACCTCATGACGTGCGGTGGCATAATGATTCTGGGCGAGTGTGCGCAGGCTGGAGGGAGTAAGCACTTTaaccagcagcagctcgaCGCGACGTGGGAGAACACCACGGTGCTTCTGCGAGTCCTTGGTAGAGAGAATGCCCGGGCGAGAGGGTATCTAGATCATTTACTTGTTCTAAAGGAGCAAGCGCGGTCTGCATACTTCT CAATACGCAACTCGGTAGTCCCATCCCGGGTGGCATCTCGAAGACCATCCGTCAGTCTCGAGGGACAACCTGGTGAGAACGAAGATCAGGTAGTCCCTGTAACCACGGATGGAAAGGACGAACAGGTCGATTTCATGGCATCTTTGTTTCAGGATAACTGGGACTGGAGTCTTGATGGCGGTATGCCAACGTATGGTGGTCTTGGATTTGGGGACGAGTTCATATTTCCTCCATCTAGTTGGCCAGCTTAA
- a CDS encoding D-lactate dehydrogenase (cytochrome) produces the protein MLRSPLNALLRSLTRPTPRSTPGLLMQRAVSNATASQTKASKEQHQHRRQEQRKNPVFLASALSATATTIGGTLLYTIASHKTDKDDESQYASRTEMELAVEEIRKALGEDAVSIEDEILHSHGYSDWSTINIDRLPVAVAFPTTTEEVATIAKICHKRRVPMIPYSGGSSVEGHFSAPFGGVSVDFVNMNQILEVHSDDLNVVVQPSVPWMELNEKIKDTGLFFPIDPGPSAQIGGMVGTNCSGTNAVQYGTMRDWVVNLTVVLSDGTILKTRRRPRKSSAGYSLNSLFVGSEGTLGFVTEATLKLAPIPEHTGIAVVTFPSVKAAATMAIEVIRRGVPISAVEILDEVLMSVINRMGATSMKWNEVPTLFFKFSGSDALVKDSIAQVQSISKKHHANGFQYESDPHKQKALWSARKEALWSMMALRETDGHVWSTDVAVPLSRVSELIDISKKELVELGLFGSILGHIGDGNFHETILFEEKQRKEVEDCVHKMVSRAIEMDGTCTGEHGVGLGKKEFLQEEVGDVPIQVMRAIKTSLDPLWLMNPGKIFDRKD, from the exons ATGCTTAGATCGCCGCTCAATGCTTTGTTGAGGAGCCTCACAAGGCCCACGCCGCGCTCCACCCCGGGACTGTTGATGCAACGCGCTGTGAGCAACGCCACTGCCAGCCAAACAAAGGCATCAAAGgaacaacatcagcatcggAGACAAGAACAGCGAAAGAATCCTGTATTTCTGGCCTCGGCACTATCTGCAACTGCAACTACCATAGGTGGGACACTGCTATACACAATAGCCAGTCATAAAACAGACAAGGACGATGAATCTCAATATGCAAGCCGAACAGAAATGGAATTG GCAGTCGAAGAGATAAGAAAAGCACTTGGCGAAGATGCAGTCAGTATAGAAGACGAGATTCTCCATTCTCACGGTTACTCAGACTGGTCCACCATCAATATCGACCGGCTGCCGGTAGCCGTCGCGTTTCCCACGACGACAGAGGAGGTAGCCACCATTGCAAAGATCTGCCACAAGAGACGCGTGCCGATGA TTCCTTATTCTGGCGGCTCCAGTGTTGAAGGCCATTTCTCCGCGCCTTTTGGCGGCGTGAGtgttgactttgtcaacatgAACCAGATTCTTGAAGTTCACAGCGACGA TCTGAATGTTGTCGTTCAGCCTTCTGTTCCATGGATGGAGTtgaatgagaagatcaaagacaCGGGCCTATTCTTCCCCATTGATCCGGGTCCTTCT GCCCAGATTGGTGGTATGGTTGGGACAAACTGCAG CGGGACCAACGCTGTCCAGTACGGCACCATGAGAGACTGGGTAGTCAACCTCACAGTGGTATTAAGCGACGGcaccatcctcaagaccaGAAGGCGGCCAAGGAAGTCATCAGCAGGCTACAGCCTCAACTCGTTGTTCGTGGGATCAGAGGGTACCCTGGGTTTCGTCACCGAAGCCACGCTCAAGCTAGCTCCCATCCCTGAGCACACGGGTATCGCGGTAGTAACATTCCCCTCAGTCAAAGCCGCAGCGACCATGGCCATCGAAGTCATCCGTCGCGGCGTCCCCATCAGCGCcgtcgagatcctcgatgAAGTCCTCATGAGCGTCATCAACAGGATGGGCGCAACATCTATGAAGTGGAACGAGGTGCCGACGCtgttcttcaagttcagcgGTAGTGATGCTCTGGTCAAGGATAGCATTGCACAGGTCCAGAGTATTTCCAAGAAGCATCATGCGAATGGTTTCCAGTACGAGAGCGATCCGCATAAGCAGAAGGCTCTGTGGTCGGCTCGGAAAGAGGCGCTATGGAGTATGATGGCACTTCGCGAGACGGATGGACATGTTTGGTCGACGGATGTCGCTGTTCCTCTATCCCGAGTATCCGAGCTTATCG acatctccaagaaaGAACTTGTCGAGCTAGGATTATTTGGTAGTATTCTCGGACACATCGGCGACGGCAACTTCCACGAGACAATCCTGTTCGAGGAAAAGCAGCGCAAAGAGGTCGAGGACTGCGTTCACAAAATGGTCTCACGAGCAATTGAGATGGACGGAACATGCACA GGCGAGCATGGTGTTGGACTtggaaagaaggagtttCTTCAGGAGGAGGTTGGCGATGTGCCGATTCAAGTCATGAGAGCTATCAAGACTAGTCTGGATCCGCTTTGGTTGATGAACCCAGGAAAGATCTTCGATCGCAAAGACTAG